In Burkholderia pseudomultivorans, the DNA window CGGCTGCATCGCAGCGGCGGCGACGTGCTGGCCGGCGCGGCGTCGATCTGCGACGACGCGGGCACGGACGTGACCGCGATGTTCATCGACGGCGCGCACCACGCGCTGCGGCAGGCCACCGCGCAGGGCTGCCGCTATGCGCTGCTCGCGGACGGCAGTCCGTCGTGCGGCAGCAGCTTCATCTATGACGGCACGTTCTCGGGAACCCGGCATGAAGGCGCCGGCGTCACTGCCGCGCTGCTCGAACAGCATGGCATTCAGGTGTTCGCGCCGTCGCGACTGGCGGAACTGGCGGCGTTGATCGAGCGCGACGGTTGAGGTCGAAGAGGCGCGCTGGCGGGCCCGAATCGAAGCATCACGCGCGCTGCCTGCCCGTCATCGTCGAACGCGGGCCGGCGCGCCGATGACGGCGCCGCGAGCACCAGCACGCGCGGTCGTCCCGGCGATGGCAGCGGAAACGACCGCACACGGCGCTCGCCGATTCGAACGCCGGCGTTACTGAAACGCCACCTCCGCAAAACTCCGCAGCTTGCGGCTATGCAGCTTGTCGAGCCCGTTCGTGCGCAGGATCTCCATCGCCTTCACGCCGATCTGCAGATGCTGATCGACCTGCGCGCGATAGAACTGGTCGGCCATGCCCGGCAGCTTCAGCTCGCCATGCAGCGGCTTGTCCGACACGCATAGCAGCGTGCCGTAGGGTACGCGGAAGCGGAAGCCGTTCGCGGCGATCGTCGCACTTTCCATGTCGAGCGCGATCGCGCGGCTCTGCGACAGCCGCTGCACCGGCTCGCGATGGTCGCGCAGTTCCCAGTTGCGGTTGTCGACGCTCGCGACCGTGCCCGTGCGCATCACGCGCTTCAGTTCGGCACCGTCGAGCTGCGTGACGTCGGCGACCGCGCGTTCGAGCGCGAGCTGCACTTCGGCCAGCGCCGGGATCGGCACCCACAGCGGCAGGTCGGCGTCGAGCACGTGGTCCTCGCGCACATAGCCGTGCGCAAGCACGTAGTCGCCGAGACGCTGCGTGTTGCGCAGCCCCGCGCAGTGGCCGAGCATCACCCACGCATGCGGACGCAGCACCGCGATGTGATCGGTGATCGTCTTCGCGTTCGACGGACCGACGCCGATGTTGACCATCGTGATGCCGCTGCCGTCCGCCCGCTTCAGGTGATACGCGGGCATCTGCGGCAGGCGCGGCGGCGCGGCGCCCTCGCCCGCTTCGCTGCCGAGGTTCGCGTTGTACGTGACGACGTCGCCCGGCTCGACGAACGCGCTGTACTGGCTGCGATAGGCGCGCACGTCGGGATCGTCGCTTTCCGTCATCATCGTGCGGCCGAGCTTCACGAACTCGTCGATGTAGAACTGGTAGTTCGTATAAAGCACGTAGTTCTGGAAGTGCGTCGGCGACGTCGCGGTGTAGTGACGCAGCCGGTGCAGCGAGAAATCGACGCGCGCGGCCGTAAACAGCGCGAGCGGATGCGGCTCGCCCGGCGACGGCTCGAACGTGCCGTTGACGATGCGATCGTCGAGATACGACAGGTCGGGCGTGTCGAAGATGTCGCGCATCGCGAGCAGGCTGTCGCGATCGAGCTCGCCTTCGAGATGGATGCCTTCGGGAAACGCGAAGTGAACGGGGATCGGCTGCGACGACACGCCGATCTCGATCTTCACATGGTGGTTCTTCGCGAGCAGGCGCAGTTGCTCGCGGTAGTAGTTGGCGAACAGGTCGGGACGCGTGACCGTCGTCTCGAAGACGCCCGGGCCCGCGACGAAGCCGTACGAACGGCGCGAGTCGACGTGCGTGTTGACGTCGGTGCGGATCCGCACGAACGGATAGCACGCGCGCACATGCTCGGTGATCGATTCGTGGCGACGATAGCGCGCGAATGCGTCGCGCAGGAAACCGGTGTTCGTATCGTAGATGGCGGACAGCCGCGCGACGGCGGCAATCGGGTCGTCGAAAGCTTCGACCGGCGGACTTTCGGGCGTCAGCATCCGGTGCCGGCGGCTCAAATCGTTCTTCATTTTCATCACCTCGTCTGATCCGACGACATTACCACGGAACCCGGTCACGCTCATGGCCGTCCGAGGGCACGCGAGGGCCGGATGGCGCGCAGTATTTGCTAAAATCGGTAGGTTCACTGGAGACTCATCATGAAGCCGCTCATTCTCGTCGTCGCTGCCGCCGCGTTTGCCGCCGCCAGCGTCGCTCACGCCGCCGGCGGCACGCCTGCCGCCGACGCGCAGGCCCAGGCCGAGGCCAACGAAGCCGCCGGCCTGCCCGATCTCCGCCAGATCAACCGGCCCGGCGCGGAAGTCACGTCGAAGGTCGATTTCAGCGACATCCGGCGCACCCCGAGCTTCCACGAAAAGAGCAAGAACGGCACCGAGGTCACCGAGTATCGCGACCGCGGCAAGCCGGTCGAGATCGACGTGAAGTCGAACTTCGGCACGCGCTACCAGATGAGCTCGACGCCCGACACGTCGCCGAAACCGCACGATGCGGGCGTGCCGATCACGCGCCTGCCGTCGGTCAACCTCCGCTACTGACCGCTGCCGCGCCGCATCGACAACACCGCGGCGCGCCGCCCCTTCACCTCCCGCCGCGACCGCCTCGCGCGGGCCGACAATCTGACCAGACGCATCCCGCATGGCCGTTTTCACCGCTGTTTCCGACTCCGATCTCGCGCAATGGATGCGCCACTATGAACTGGGCGATGTCGTCGCGTTCCGCGGCATTCCGTCCGGCATCGAAAACAGCAATTTCTTCCTGACGACGACGCGCGGCGAATACGTCCTCACGATCTTCGAAAAGCTCACGGCCGAACAGCTGCCGTTCTACCTCGACCTGATGCGCCACCTCGCCGGCCACGGCGTGCCGGTGCCGGATCCGGTCCCGCGCAACGACGGCGCGCTGTTCGGCGAACTGCACGGCAAGCCGGCCGCGATCGTCACGAAGCTCGACGGCGCGGCCGAACTCGCGCCCGGGGTCGAACACTGCATCGAGGTCGGGCAGATGCTTGCGCGCCTGCATCTCGCGGGGCGCGACTATCCGCGCCATCAGCCGAACCTGCGCAGCCTGCCATGGTGGCAAGACAACGTGCCGGCGATCGTGTCGTTCATCACGGACGCGCAGCGCGCGCTGCTCGAAGGCGAACTCGCGCACCAGGCCGGTTTCTTCGCGTCGGACGACTACGCGGCGCTGCCGGAAGGGCCGTGCCATTGCGACCTGTTCCGCGACAACGTGCTGTTCGCGCATGCCGCGCCGGATACCGGTCACGCGGTGCGGCTCGGCGGCTTCTTCGACTTCTATTTCGCGGGCTGCGACAAGTGGTTGTTCGACGTCGCGGTGACCGTCAACGACTGGTGCGTCGACCTCGCGACCGGCGCACTCGACGCCGCGCGCGCGGACGCGCTGCTGCGCGCGTACCAGACCGTGCGACCGTTCACGGCCGAGGAGCGCCGCCACTGGAGCGA includes these proteins:
- a CDS encoding DUF523 domain-containing protein yields the protein MNRILVSACLAGLPVRYDGSAKTVADALLQTWRDEGRLVVVCPEVAAGFGTPRRPAEIRLHRSGGDVLAGAASICDDAGTDVTAMFIDGAHHALRQATAQGCRYALLADGSPSCGSSFIYDGTFSGTRHEGAGVTAALLEQHGIQVFAPSRLAELAALIERDG
- a CDS encoding AMP nucleosidase, coding for MKNDLSRRHRMLTPESPPVEAFDDPIAAVARLSAIYDTNTGFLRDAFARYRRHESITEHVRACYPFVRIRTDVNTHVDSRRSYGFVAGPGVFETTVTRPDLFANYYREQLRLLAKNHHVKIEIGVSSQPIPVHFAFPEGIHLEGELDRDSLLAMRDIFDTPDLSYLDDRIVNGTFEPSPGEPHPLALFTAARVDFSLHRLRHYTATSPTHFQNYVLYTNYQFYIDEFVKLGRTMMTESDDPDVRAYRSQYSAFVEPGDVVTYNANLGSEAGEGAAPPRLPQMPAYHLKRADGSGITMVNIGVGPSNAKTITDHIAVLRPHAWVMLGHCAGLRNTQRLGDYVLAHGYVREDHVLDADLPLWVPIPALAEVQLALERAVADVTQLDGAELKRVMRTGTVASVDNRNWELRDHREPVQRLSQSRAIALDMESATIAANGFRFRVPYGTLLCVSDKPLHGELKLPGMADQFYRAQVDQHLQIGVKAMEILRTNGLDKLHSRKLRSFAEVAFQ
- a CDS encoding homoserine kinase, which gives rise to MAVFTAVSDSDLAQWMRHYELGDVVAFRGIPSGIENSNFFLTTTRGEYVLTIFEKLTAEQLPFYLDLMRHLAGHGVPVPDPVPRNDGALFGELHGKPAAIVTKLDGAAELAPGVEHCIEVGQMLARLHLAGRDYPRHQPNLRSLPWWQDNVPAIVSFITDAQRALLEGELAHQAGFFASDDYAALPEGPCHCDLFRDNVLFAHAAPDTGHAVRLGGFFDFYFAGCDKWLFDVAVTVNDWCVDLATGALDAARADALLRAYQTVRPFTAEERRHWSDMLRAGAYRFWVSRLYDFHLPRAAEMLKPHDPGHFERILRERIAHTPVLPEIQTACN